One Oryzomonas sagensis DNA segment encodes these proteins:
- a CDS encoding c(7)-type cytochrome triheme domain-containing protein — MRNVLVGVIALTLCTLGSVVFATSDKALLYGGAGQGRVIFDGRLHASRGLVCKDCHSAIFDTKKKALMTMDDHFKAVACFTCHDGTKVFNDCEKCHRKL; from the coding sequence ATGCGAAACGTGTTAGTAGGTGTAATCGCCCTGACCCTCTGCACCCTGGGCAGCGTCGTGTTCGCCACCAGCGACAAGGCGCTGTTGTACGGAGGAGCGGGACAGGGCAGGGTTATATTTGACGGAAGGCTCCATGCCTCCAGGGGGCTGGTGTGCAAGGACTGCCACAGCGCCATCTTCGATACGAAAAAGAAGGCCCTGATGACCATGGATGACCATTTCAAGGCCGTGGCATGCTTCACCTGCCACGACGGCACGAAGGTGTTCAACGATTGCGAGAAGTGCCACCGGAAACTTTGA